From one Xyrauchen texanus isolate HMW12.3.18 chromosome 17, RBS_HiC_50CHRs, whole genome shotgun sequence genomic stretch:
- the LOC127657768 gene encoding tyrosine-protein phosphatase non-receptor type 23-like isoform X1, which produces MEAVPRMPMIWLDLKEAGDFQFSPTIREFILKNYGEDPDNYNEQLKKLEQLRQSAVNVTRDFEGCSMLRKYFGQLHYLQSRVPLGSGQEAAVPISWTEIFSGKTMTHDDICYEQACILYNLGALHSMLGAMDNRVSEEGMKVSCTHFQCSAGAFTYLRDHFSQNFSVDMSHQILNLNINLMLGQAQECLLEKSMLDNRKSFLVARISAQVVDYYKEACRALENSETASMLGKIQKDWKKLVQMKIYYFAAIAHLHMGKQAEEQQKYGERVAYLQSSLDKLTEAIELAKSQPDNVQEALRFTMDVIGGKLNSAKTDNDFIYHESVPSLDSLTSVKGAPLVKALPVNPTDPSVTGPDIFAKLVPMSAHEASSLYSEEKAKLLRDVMAKIDSKNETLEQFMDSLGLDPDSVDNMEMYNNIPSVLMEKCAALSVRPDNVKNLIQSMQVLSGVFTDVEATLREIRDVLNEDEAGERSLEEAAGKQTVPEWPASLAELRRDLEKYLEAHEKASFTNTELHRAMNLHISNLRLLGGPLDTLSEALPRPQLSEDEMAGLQSMKRILAKVQEMRNQRRSLEKQLRDLIQQDDITTALVTTERADMKKLFEEQLKKYEQVKVYIDQNLAAQENILKALTEANVQYATVRKGLAETELKWNNTVQMLVASYEAYEDLMKKSQEGKEFYEDLEAKASCLLGRAKTVCNARKEERQAITEKELKNKAPQRSTAHKPPQKKGQGVDPANLDDPELAQLTAAILALGGDLPEELLSMPPEFTISPSSHPSTLSTVTASSVLHWPGTGSSLLYASHRFPPNLPSPEFLAQTSHFPSRPLSQTFIHNLPQPSLPQQHFPQLPNPQLPNPQALSPHLVPGYYPPTSQNKPGPPSTLVRLSTTTVDSVQTPIPSYSPASAQAVMPHSALHQPVPSPAPHQLVPPPVPSVYTAAHHMTPHVQHMQQPGVPISQTPQAMPIPQQQPQPQQLIAQQGGQSQPQPFYPPVPAQQQMRRPLTGPQPPQQTQPQFPQYIAQTRQPGPPNFQQSPIQGQFASNMQSASAAHVHHHQGYPPVSFVPNSQTIQMKNVTQSQMPYHGLPPQMPPSSQPVPPVSMPHLAHVNQQIPPAFQILPVNQQLPCAPHLQIPPPSHNFAPALHMQEPPASKQMPPPHQPQMLLPSTRMSSPSHPQIPPHQSKHQPAYSAAVPVQPQIPHTPLSTRIHMHPGTLSSQHQNHSHPPNIPQPCPPALPQNIYIFQQTCPPGSATMSYQGSVPMVPNQSVASQQPQSQPETSQPIAPQQIPPGGPISYAVQQGGNMSTGTIQHPSAAVTPGPQALPQGVIPPSSGAPGAPQHKVLPSPAPPPSLSPSPPSMCMVPSPTLTSVGRTALPQSSVTAPTSSGPMPPPDSTLFQHQNSSTDDLLSSSPESQHGSTKDTANVLLPTKADPQGEHHRKKAEGVRLIQGDPYQAPERVSKLSTELGQFRSTVQSLERPSGEGGLSELDARWKELQEQQEKDARELSIAIARCYTMKNRHQDVMPYDSNRVVLCSGKDDYINASFIEDLSPYCPRLIATQAPLTGTAADFWLMVYEQKVSVIVMLVSEQELEKQKVLRYFPSERGQQLAQGPITLTLTTQKSTPTHMERMIGLQYRDQSLRRTIIHLQFTSWPELGLPESKSNLIHFIQEVHGHYLLQRPLHTPVVVHCSSGVGRTGAFCLLYAALQEIEAGNGIPDLIQLVRKMRQQRKNMLQEKLHLKFCHEAVLKHTEQVLQRHGILTSPCTKIPNNTAVKSYSQQESTDIVLGADMPISTIQATIAKLSIRPPSFDHEQEPTLEEMASASEVPRIWVPESTDMSVQPSQDPLSFKTIPDSISSALSCTSSPGKSPSPPSDQGNEFIGSTPAFPILNHHQSTEEPPAAPSPPTSSSLDLLASLTPEAFTLDSSHRGKQRINKQSFLQSQEGKGLQGPPEGDDPLSSLDPLWTLNKS; this is translated from the exons AGTGCTGTGAACGTCACACGTGACTTTGAGGGGTGCAGTATGTTAAGAAAGTACTTCGGGCAGTTGCACTATCTGCAAAGTCGTGTGCCTCTTGGATCGGGGCAGGAAGCTGCTGTCCCTATATCCTG GACAGAGATATTTTCTGGGAAGACCATGACCCATGATGACATTTGCTATGAGCAAGCCTGCATCCTTTATAATTTGG GAGCTCTACATTCAATGCTGGGAGCCATGGACAACAGGGTGTCTGAAGAG GGAATGAAAGTGTCCTGCACACACTTCCAATGCTCAGCTGGAGCATTCACCTACCTGAGGGATCACTTCAGCCAAAACTTCAGTGTGGACATGAGCCACCAGATCCTTAATCTCAACATTAACCTCATGCTG GGCCAGGCTCAAGAGTGCTTGTTGGAAAAATCTATGTTGGACAACAGAAAGAGCTTCCTTGTTGCCCGCATAAGTGCACAG GTGGTGGACTATTACAAAGAGGCATGCAGAGCACTGGAGAACTCTGAAACTGCTTCAATGTTGGGAAAGATACAGAAAGACTGGAAGAAATTAGTGCAAATGAAGATTTACTACTTTGCTGCAATTGCACAT TTGCACATGGGTAAACAGGCTGAAGAGCAGCAAAAGTATGGAGAGAGG GTTGCTTACCTTCAAAGCTCTCTAGACAAACTCACTGAGGCCATTGAGCTGGCTAAGAGTCAGCCAGACAATGTACAGGAAGCCCTTAGATTCACCATGGATGTCATTGGGGGAAA ATTGAATTCTGCCAAGACAGACAATGACTTCATTTACCATGAATCTGTGCCATCTTTGGATTCATTGACCTCAGTGAAAG GTGCCCCGTTAGTCAAAGCCCTGCCTGTGAACCCAACAGACCCCAGTGTCACTGGcccagacatttttgcaaaattggtGCCAATGTCTGCCCATGAGGCCTCCTCTCTGTACAG TGAAGAGAAGGCCAAGCTGCTACGGGATGTCATGGCAAAAATAGACAGCAAAAATGAGACATTAGA ACAGTTTATGGACTCTCTCGGTCTGGACCCAGACTCAGTGGATAATATGGAGATGTATAATAACATTCCATCGGTGCTTATGGAAAAATGTGCAGCATTGAGTGTCAGACCTGATAATGTGAAAAACCTCATTCAGTCAATGCAGG TCCTGTCAGGTGTGTTCACTGACGTAGAAGCCACTCTACGGGAGATTCGGGATGTGTTGAATGAGGATGAGGCAGGGGAGCGAAGCCTGGAGGAGGCTGCTGGGAAGCAGACTGTACCAGAATGGCCTGCATCCCTGGCCGAGCTGCGAAGGGACCTGGAGAAGTATTTGGAAGCTCACGAGAAAGCCAGCTTCACCAACACAGAACTTCATCGGGCTATGAATCTGCACATCAGCAATCTTAGACTCCTTGGTGGACCACTGGACACACTTAGTGAGGCATTGCCAAGGCCTCAACTTAGTGAGG ATGAGATGGCAGGTCTCCAGAGTATGAAGAGGATTCTGGCTAAAGTGCAAGAGATGCGGAATCAACGAAGATCTCTGGAGAAGCAGCTCAGGGACCTCATCCAACAGGACGACATCACTACTGCTCTAGTCACAACTGAACGTGCTGACATGAAG AAACTGTTTGAGGAACAGCTTAAGAAATATGagcaagtaaaagtatacattgACCAAAACCTGGCGGCTCAGGAGAATATTCTGAAAGCACTGACAGAGGCTAATGTCCAGTATGCAACAGTGCGCAAGGGCCTGGCAGAAACTGAACTCAA ATGGAACAACACTGTACAGATGCTTGTGGCCTCCTATGAGGCATATGAAGACCTAATGAAGAAATCCCAAGAGGGAAAAGAGTTTTATGAAGATTTGGAAGCCAAAGCCTCATGTTTACTGGGAAgagccaaaactgtctgcaatGCCCGAAAGGAGGAGAGACAGGCCATTACGGAAAA AGAGCTCAAAAATAAGGCTCCTCAAAGATCCACCGCTCACAAGCCACCCCAGAAGAAAGGCCAAGGTGTGGATCCTGCCAACTTAGATGACCCTGAACTTGCCCAGCTAACTGCTGCTATCCTAGCACTTGGTGGGGATCTACCTGAAGAACTACTGAGCATGCCTCCTGAATTTACCATTTCACCTTCTAGTCATCCTTCTACACTTTCCACAGTCACTGCTAGCTCTGTTCTGCACTGGCCTGGAACTGGCTCGTCTTTACTCTACGCATCACATCGATTTCCCCCAAATTTACCCTCTCCTGAATTTCTCGCACAAACGTCCCATTTCCCTTCACGTCCCCTGTCTCAGACTTTTATTCACAATCTTCCCCAACCTTCTTTGCCACAGCAGCACTTCCCACAGCTGCCTAATCCACAGTTGCCCAACCCTCAGGCTCTTTCGCCACATCTTGTGCCTGGGTACTACCCTCCAACTTCACAGAACAAACCTGGCCCACCCAGTACTCTTGTCCGACTTTCCACCACAACAGTGGATAGTGTTCAGACACCTATTCCTAGCTACAGTCCTGCATCTGCCCAGGCAGTAATGCCTCACTCTGCCCTACATCAACCTGTGCCTTCCCCTGCCCCACACCAACTGGTGCCACCACCTGTGCCATCAGTATATACAGCAGCGCATCATATGACACCCCATGTCCAGCACATGCAACAGCCTGGTGTTCCCATCAGCCAAACTCCACAGGCAATGCCGATTCCTCAGCAACAGCCCCAGCCTCAACAGCTAATTGCTCAGCAAGGTGGTCAAAGCCAACCACAGCCATTTTATCCACCTGTACCAGCTCAACAGCAAATGCGCAGACCTTTAACTGGGCCTCAACCTCCACAGCAAACTCAGCCTCAGTTCCCTCAGTACATAGCACAAACAAGACAACCTGGACCACCAAACTTTCAGCAATCTCCAATTCAAGGGCAGTTTGCATCCAATATGCAGTCTGCTTCAGCTGCCCATGTGCATCACCATCAGGGTTATCCCCCTGTCTCGTTTGTGCCGAATTCCCAAACAATACAAATGAAAAATGTCACCCAGAGTCAAATGCCCTATCATGGATTGCCTCCACAAATGCCACCATCCTCTCAGCCAGTGCCCCCTGTGTCGATGCCACACTTAGCCCATGTCAATCAGCAAATTCCCCCTGCTTTCCAAATACTTCCTGTCAATCAGCAATTGCCCTGTGCTCCTCACCTTCAAATACCCCCACCTTCTCATAATTTTGCCCCTGCACTCCATATGCAGGAACCTCCAGCTTCAAAACAGATGCCTCCTCCCCACCAGCCACAAATGCTTCTGCCATCCACTCGCATGTCATCCCCTTCCCATCCACAAATCCCTCCCCATCAGTCCAAACACCAGCCAGCGTACTCGGCTGCCGTTCCAGTTCAACCTCAGATACCCCATACCCCACTCTCAACACGGATACATATGCACCCAGGCACACTTTCTTCACAGCACCAAAACCACTCCCATCCTCCCAACATTCCCCAGCCCTGTCCTCCAGCACTCCCCCAAAATATCTACATATTTCAGCAGACCTGTCCTCCTGGCTCTGCAACTATGAGTTATCAAGGAAGTGTCCCTATGGTTCCCAACCAGTCTGTGGCCTCTCAACAACCTCAATCCCAGCCGGAAACTTCACAGCCTATAGCCCCACAACAGATACCCCCAGGAGGCCCTATATCTTATGCTGTTCAACAAGGTGGGAATATGTCAACTGGAACAATACAGCATCCCTCAGCAGCTGTCACCCCAGGGCCCCAGGCTCTCCCTCAAGGCGTGATCCCTCCATCCTCAGGAGCACCAGGGGCCCCACAGCACAAAGTACTTCCTTCTCCTGCCCCACCACCTTCTCTCTCTCCTAGCCCTCCTTCAATGTGTATGGTCCCATCTCCTACTCTCACCTCAGTTGGAAGAACAGCTCTACCGCAGTCCTCAGTAACAGCCCCAACCTCTAGTGGTCCCATGCCTCCACCTGACTCCACCCTGTTTCAGCACCAGAACTCTAGTACTGATGACTTGCTCTCCTCAAGCCCAGAGAGCCAGCATGGAAGCACCAAGGACACTGCCAATGTCTTACTACCCACCAAAGCTGATCCTCAGGGAGAGCATCACAGAAAAAAAGCAGAGGGTGTGAGACTTATCCAGGGTGACCCTTACCAAGCACCAGAGAGGGTCTCAAAGCTCAGCACAGAGCTGGGACAGTTTCGATCAACAGTCCAATCCTTAGAGCGTCCATCAGGGGAGGGAGGTCTGTCAGAACTTGATGCTCGATGGAAAGAACTGCAGGAGCAGCAGGAGAAGGATGCTCGGGAACTATCAATCGCCATTGCACGCTGCTACACCATGAAGAACCGCCATCAGGACGTGATGCCTTATGACTCCAATCGTGTCGTTTTGTGCTCTGGTAAAGACGACTACATCAACGCCAGCTTCATTGAAGACCTGTCTCCATACTGCCCCCGCCTCATTGCAACACAGGCCCCTCTCACTGGCACTGCAGCCGACTTTTGGCTCATGGTTTATGAGCAAAAGGTTTCTGTAATTGTCATGCTTGTGTCGGAGCAAGAGTTGGAAAAG cagaAGGTGTTGCGGTACTTTCCATCAGAGAGGGGTCAACAGCTTGCCCAGGGACCAATCACTCTCACACTGACTACCCAAAAGAGTACTCCAACCCATATGGAGCGTATGATAGGACTACAGTATCGGGACCAGAGTCTGAGACGCACTATCATTCACCTTCAGTTTACTTCATGGCCTGAACT GGGTCTTCCAGAGAGTAAAAGCAACCTTATACATTTCATTCAAGAAGTCCATGGGCATTACCTACTTCAGCGCCCACTTCACACTCCAGTTGTAGTGCATTGCAG CTCTGGCGTTGGTCGTACTGGTGCTTTTTGCCTGCTTTATGCAGCGCTTCAAGAAATTGAGGCTGGCAATGGTATACCAGATCTGATCCAACTGGTGAGGAAGATGAGGCAGCAGAGGAAGAACATGCTGCAAGAAAAG CTTCACCTCAAATTTTGCCATGAAGCCGTTCTAAAACATACAGAGCAGGTTCTGCAGCGCCACGGCATCCTAACGTCCCCTTGCACCAAGATCCCAAACAACACTGCAGTGAAG TCATATTCCCAACAGGAATCTACAGACATTGTTCTGGGTGCAGACATGCCTATTAGCACCATACAGGCCACCATAGCTAAACTAAGCATTCGACCACCGAGTTTTGATCACGAACAAGAGCCCACCCTAGAGGAGATGGCCTCTGCATCTGAAGTGCCAAGAATATGGGTCCCTGAATCTACAGATATGTCAGTTCAACCATCTCAGGACCCTCTTTCTTTTAAGACGATCCCTGATTCCATCAGTTCCGCCCTCTCTTGCACTTCCTCTCCAGGCAAATCACCATCACCTCCCAGTGATCAAGGGAATGAGTTCATTGGGTCCACACCTGCCTTCCCCATCTTAAATCACCACCAGTCCACTGAAGAACCTCCTGCTGCCCCCTCTCCACCCACTTCTTCATCTCTGGACCTGCTGGCTTCTCTCACACCTGAAGCCTTCACGTTGGACAGCAGCCATCGAGGCAAACAGCGGATCAACAAGCAGAGCTTCCTTCAGTCGCAGGAGGGCAAAGGCCTTCAGGGGCCTCCAGAGGGAGACGATCCGCTTAGTAGCTTGGATCCTCTCTGGACACTCAACAAAAGCTGA